TATCCAGGACAACATCGTTCTTGGATTAATCCCTAATTTTTCTGCCACTTCTTTCGTCTTCCATTCCATCTTTGTCCCTCCTTTATTCCTTCTTACGTTGAATCTTTCCAGCTAAAGAAAGCATCTCCTTCATGAATGACAAAACTAGTGTCTTCTCGCTAAAGTTAGTGCTATTTCCCTTTCTATTTCGACGAATTCTACTATTCTTGAAAGACAAAGAAAGATATGAGATAATTTATTATCGCCATACCTTTTTCTATATGTATGTTTCAACAAAACAGTAAAAGGTGTAGAATAAAGGTGTCCCCTTGCATCATAGCAATTAAAGAAAGCATATGTTATGATAATAAAAATTTAAGTTTAAACGAATGAATAAGAGGAAGAGATTTCAATGAAATTTCATTATCCAAATGGGAAAAAAAATCGTTCTTTTTCCGGGACGCTACCGAAACAAGAAGTGAACTATGCTAATCGAGGGATGTCATTAGAAGATGATTTAAATGCAACGAACAACTATTATTTACAAATTGGACGAGCCGTTATTCATAAAAAGCCAACGCCTATTCAAATTGTAAAAGTAGATTATCCGAAGCGAAGTGCGGCTGTTATTCGTGAAGCCTACTTCCGCCAAGCGTCTACAACGGACTACAACGGAATTTATAAAGGGAAATATATTGATTTTGAAGCGAAAGAAACGAAACAAAAGCAGTCTTTCCCCCTTGCAAACTTCCAGGAGCATCAAATTGACCATATGCGTTTAATTATGCAACAAGAAGGAATCTGTTTTGTTATCCTTCGCTTCACCCATACAGATGAAGTATATTTATTAGACGCTAAACATTTGATTAGTTTTTGGGATAACAAAGAACGAAAATCAATGCCAAAAAAATGGATTGAAGAAATGGCACATCTCATCCCTTTTAGCTATCAACCAAGGATTGATTATTTATCAATTATCGATCGACATTATTTCGATTGAAAGGTAGGATTCTTATGACAGACAATACTAAATCTCGCTCTGCACGACGAGCACAACAAAAAAAAGCAAATAAAAAAGGTAAACCGAAACGCAATGTATGGAAAAAAATCATGATGTCTATTTTATTAGTAGGTGTCGTGATGATGGTTGCTGGAATTGTTACCTTTTTTGTCATGATAAAGGATGCTCCTGAACTAGATGACAAAATGTTAAAAGATCCACTCTCTTCTACTATTATTACGAGTGATAATGAAGAGATTACATTACAAGGAGCAGAACGAAGAACAGCAGTAGATATTCAAGAAGTACCGGAACACGTTGAACATGCTTTTATTGCAATTGAAGATGTTCGTTTTCGAGAACATCACGGAGTTGACCCGAAACGGATTTTTGGTGCTGTTATTGCTAATATAAAAGAAGGATATGGCTCTGAAGGTGCAAGTACGATTACACAACAAGTTATTAAGTTATCATTTTTAACGCCAGAAAAAACGATTAAACGGAAAGTACAAGAGCAATATTTAGCAGTTAAACTAGAACAAAATTATTCAAAAGATCAAATTTTAGAAATGTACATGAATAAAATCTATTTTTCACAAGGCGCATATGGTGTGGAAACAGCTGCGAAAACGTACTTTAATAAAAGTGCAAAAGAACTGACCATTGATGAAGCAGCCCTATTAGCTGGTATTCCACAGCGACCTAGTTATTACGATCCTGTTCAAAACCCGGAAGCAGCAAAAGAACGTCGGGATATCGTTATTAGCCAAATGGAAAAATACGGTTTTATTACTAGTGACGAAGCTCGCGAAGCGACAGCAAAACCAATCCAAGTCGAACGACCGAAAGAACAAGTATTAAAATACGATGCATTTATTAGTCAAGTTATTCAGGAGCTCGAGGAAACGAAAGAAATTGATAAAAACGATATTTATAATGGCGGATTAAAAATTTATACGACGTTAAATACAAAAGCACAAGATACATTAGATCAAATCTTAAATACCGAAGAGTATGTCAGCTATCCAGATGAACAATTACAAGCTGGTGTCACACTATTAGATACAAAAACAGGTGCTGTCTTAGCATTAGGTGGTGGACGTCATCAAGAAAAAATTTCTCGAGGATTAAATCATGCAACACAAATTAAACGTCAACCAGGTTCTACTGCAAAACCAGTTTTAGCTTATGGACCAGCTATTGAGTATTTAAAATGGCCTACAGCAAAAATAGTAAAAGATGAGCCGTATCAATACTCCTCAGGAAAAAAACTTAATAACTGGAACAATAGCTATGCGGGTAACATTACCATTCGGGAATCACTACGAAAATCATTAAATATTCCAGCAGTCAAAACATTTGAAAAAGTTGGAGTGTCAAACGTTCGAACTTTTGCGGAAGGATTAGGTGTTCCCTTAGATGATGGATTAAGCGAAAGATATGCCATTGGTGGATTTGATAATGGTATTGCCCCTATTCATTTAGCAGGAGCCTATGCGGCGTTTGGAAATAATGGCGTATACAATAAACCACATACTGTAGAAAAAATTGTCTACCCTGATGGACAAGAATTAGATTTAACGCCAGAATCAGAACAAGCGATGCATGATTACACTGCGTATATGATTACCGATATGTTAAAAGATGTCGTTCGTTCAGGAACTGGAACGAGAGCAAGCATTTCTGGTTTACCGATGGCTGGAAAAACTGGTACAACCAATTTTGAGGACAAATTTGGATTTCCAAAAGATGCGGTTCGCGATGCATGGTTTGCTGGCTATACGACCAATTATACGGTTGCAGTTTGGACAGGCTATGATAAAGCAACAAAAACGAAATATTTAACCGATAAAACTGGTTCTAGAATTTCTCAACAAATCTTTAAGTCATTAATGACCGAAATATCCAAAGGGGAAAAAACAACAGATTTCACTCAACCCAAATCGGTTGTTCGTGTAAAAGTTAATAAAACAACAGGTTTAAAAGCAGGCGAAGGAACACCGGAAGACTTAGTAACGAGCGAATTATTTATTCGTGGAACAGTTCCTAAAGAAATTACCCCTGCACCAAATAAAGAATTAACAGCACCGGCAGTTAAAGCAGAATACGACGCTACTACAAAACAAGTCAACGTTTCATGGGCGTATAAAGGAGAAATAAAAGGCTTTAAAGTAAAACAATCGGTAAATGGACAAGAAACAGAAACCGTCACAACAGATGTTTCTTTCACAATTCCAAATGCTATTCCAGATGCAACGTATACATTTACAGTCATTGCTATTGATAAAGAAACAGAAAAAGATAGTCCGCCTGGAACAGCTTCCATCAAAATACCAAATGAAGAGAAAGAAAAAGAAGAACAAAAAAAATTAGAAGAGGAACAGAAGCGGCTAGAGGAAGAGAAGTTGAAAGAGGAACAGAAACGATTGGAAGAAGAGCAGAAAAAACTAGAAGAAGAACAAAATCAGCAAGAACAACCTGCACCAACAACTCCAACTCCAGCTCCGACTCCACAGGCTCCTACCCCATCTACAAATAAGCAACCTGTTCCACAACCTTCTACGAATTAAGTACGTTATAAAAGCGAGGGAATGCCATTCGGCTATTCCCCCGCTTTTATTTTTCTCTTAACATTTACTTTTATTAATTCATCAAGTAATTGTTCTAATTGAATGCTAGAATGAAATAAGGTTGGTTTTTGTAAGATAAAGTTTACTCTTTCCACCACATTAATCGGTTTCCATTGGAAAGATGAAATAATCACGGATAAGTCGTCAAGAGAAACAAATCGGCGATGATTCATCCAAAATAAAGCATCTAAAAATAAAGCCAATGAAAATAGAAGTGGTTTACTTGCTTCTGTTTTTTTTCTTTGTTGAAAACATTCTTTGGCCTGCTGTAGTTTTTGTTGCGCTGATAAAAAGACAGTTGGAAGATAAGCATTTGGGTTTTCCCAGGGAGCGATTCCGTCAAGCTGATCAAGCATAAAAGGAGCAAGTAATAAGATCGTATCCCACTGTGCAGTATCGTCCATCTTTATTTTCGTCCCCCATTGATCAAATGGACTGTTACGAAGAGAAGCTAAGCTGTGCATTTCTTTCATGCTATCCTCTCTTTTCTTTTTTCATTCGTTTTTTTCCTTCACGACAAAGCTCTAATAATGGACAACTATCGCATTTCGGAGATTGGGATTTACAATGATATCTTCCAAAAAAAATGAAACGATGATGCGTGATTGACCATTCCTCTTTTGGGATTTTTCTCATTAATGTTTTTTCCACTTCTAATACGGTATCTTTGTAACGACAAATCCCTAATCGCTTCGAAACCCGTTCTACATGAGTATCTACTGCAATAGCGGGTACATCAAATGCCACTGAAGACACAACATTAGCTGTTTTTCTACCAACACCAGCAAGTTTCATTAATTCTTCTTTTGTTTGTGGCACTACCCCATTATAGTCTTCTAACAACGTTTGACAGCAATTTCGAATGTGTTTTGCCTTGTTTCGATATAATCCAATAGAGCGAATATCTTGTTCTACCTCTTCTAATGGTACTCCTAAAAAATCTTCTGGTGTTTTATATTTTTGAAATAAGTCCTTTGTTACTTTATTGACTAACGCGTCCGTACATTGAGCAGATAATATGACAGCAATTAAAAGTTCAAAAGGATTTTGATGGTGTAATTCGCAATGAGCATCCGGAAACATTTCTCCTATTGTATCTAATACGGTACGAATTTGCGCTTTTGTTAACATAAAATCCCCCTTATAAATCAAGCCAGTTGGCAATAGTAGGAATATTTGTTTTTTTCGAAGCATTTACTTGTTGTTTCTGAACTAATTGTTTTTTGCGAAACTGTTTCGTATGCTCTTTTACTTGTTCCACTGTTCGAATACCGTTTTTCCCCCATTCAAATAAAATCCGATCAATATAACGGAGGTTTAATTTATTCGAAAAAACCGCTTCTTTTAATGCTTCTAAAATAATTCGTTCAGGATATAAATCTTCATCTAACCATTTTCCAATCATTTCACATTCCATCGGAGTAAGCGGACGAGCAAACTCTTTTTCAAATGTAAGAAATACGTTCACATCGTCTTCTTTTATCATACTTTCCATTTCTTCTTCCCGTTCTGTCACTAACAGTAACTTTTTCCATAATGGAACTAACGTATAATATTCTTGACGAAAATCATCTTCAATTTTTTCTTCAATATTCAGAAACCCTTTTTGTATTAAACGTTGCATCATTTCCATACTTTCCGCACTAGATAATGTCATGACCGAAGCAAAATCGTCTGGCGTAGGAAATTTCTTTCCACTAGAAAGAAAGGCATGTACATGCAACAGAAAAAAAGCTTCTGTTTCATTGATTCCTAAATCTTTATAATGTTTTAAAAATAAGTTAGGAATGGAAGTATATCCACTTTCTATCCATTTTAATGCGTAATCTTGTTCATTCATGTTTGCCACCTCAATCGTATTATACCATGAAAAGAAGAAAGCAACCTGCGAACCAGATTGCTTTCTTCTTTGTTCTTATTTTGTATGGTTTTCCATAAAACGAGTGATACGATCAATCGCCGCTTCTAATAATTCTAAACTTGTTGCATAAGAAAGTCGAGCGTTATCAGGTGCTCCGAACCCTGACCCAGGAACAATGGCGACTTTTTCTTCTTCTAACAATGCTTTGACCCAATCATCAACGGAAGAAAATCCGCTGATTTTAGCAGCTTCTTTCACATTTGGAAATAAATAAAATGCACCTTTTGGTTTGACGCACGTTACACCTGGAATTTTAACTAAACGTTCGTAAATTTTAGTTAAACGTCCTTCAAATGCACGACGCATTTCTTCCACTGGTTCTTGTGGTCCCTCATAAGCTGCAATTGCACCATATTGCGACATCGTTGTTGGGTTACTTGTAGAGTGAGAAGCTAAATTCGTCATTGCTTTAATGATTTGTTCATTTCCTGCAGCATATCCAATCCGCCAACCTGTCATCGAATAAGATTTACTTACACCATTAATAATAATTGTTTGTTCTTTTAATGATTCTGATAATTCAGCTATAGAAATATGTTTCGCATCTCCATACACCAATTTTTCATAAATTTCATCTGATACAATTAAAATATTATGTTTTAAACATACTTCTCCAATTGCTTGAAGCTCTTCTTTTGTATAAAGTGTACCAGTTGGGTTACTTGGAGAGTTGATAATAACCGCAACTGTTTTATCAGTAATAGCTGCCTCTAATTCTAGTGCAGTGATTTTAAACTCATTTTCTTCTTTCCCGTCTACATAAATAGGAGTACCATCTGCAAGCTTAATTTGTTCTGGATAACTTACCCAATAAGGAGTTGGAACAATTACTTCGTCACCTTCATCTAAAATGGCTTGAAAAAGAGTATATAAAGCATGTTTTGCACCAGTACAAACGATAATTTCATTCGGTTTATATGTTAAATGCTGATCTCTTTCAAATTTTTTAATAATGGCTTCTTTTAAAGAAGCAAGTCCTGATGAAGGTGTATATTTCGTTTGTCCTTCATTTGTTGCTTTAAAGGCAGCGTCAATAATGTGTTTCGGAGTATTAAAATCTGGTTCACCCGCTCCAAGACCAATAACATCATAACCTTCTGCTTTTAGTGCTTTTGCTTTTGCTGTTATTGCTAACGTAGAAGATGGTGTTAATGTTGCTACACGACTTGATAATTTAACCACAAAAATTCCTCCTTAAAATGTAAAAATGACACCTGCATCAATATAGGCCTTTTCACTTGATGCAGCTAATTAAATATTAATTATCTGAGAGGGTATACCGTTTATAAAGCTCTCCCGTAGTAAAACGGACATAATGATAATTATAATTTTCTTCTTCGTCAGTATAAACGATTTCCCATAATGGTGTGTTTTTTTCCATTCCTAATCGAATATCGACCAATTCTGTTACTTGTTGTTCCCTTTTTACTTGTTCGATAGCTTCTTTTTTCGTCATTCCTTTAGAAGCAGCTACAACGAATAAGTCGCCTTTTTTTTCAGGAACAAAAACAAGTACATTTTTCTTATCCTGCGTACGACCTTGAACAATGTGATACGATTCATTACCGTGATAGTATGTGACAGTATCAATGCGCTCGATATTCGCTTCTTGCTGCGCTTTTTGAACTGCTTTTTTTTGACTACTGTTTACATCATGACGAATAGATTGATAATATGCCGTTAAGAGACCAAATATGACGATGACGATTCCAACGATTATCCAAGTCCATTTTTTCACTTGCATCACCAGTTTTACGTGCGATAAATGGTAAAGACCATCTTATCGTCATCCTCTTCATCTAATGAAAGACCAAATATTAAATCTTGGTCTTTTAACGTCCGATTTAAGCAATCAACAACTTTATATAAATCTTTTGCTTGCTCAATTCGAACAGTTGACAACACCTCTTGCTTGTTTTCCATAAAAATCCTCCTACTTTTTTCTACACTATAACCATAGTGTAAAAGACTACCTATTATCATTATAGCAATTGTTTTCTTAATTAACAGTTAAAATTCTTCCGTTTTAGAAAAAATATTCGAGTCTGCTTCAATTATTTATCCTTGTAATCGATCCATTGATTGTTTTGCTTCAAACATAATTTTTTCTTCGTCAAAGATTATCAATTCTCTATCTCGCATCAAACATTGTCCATTTACGTATACGTCTGAGATATCTTGTCCACTTGCTGCATACACAAAATGACTAACCATTTCTTTTTCTGGTTGTAGATGCACGTTATTCTGAGGATTAATTGTAATAAAATCAGCCTTTTTTCCAATTTGTAAAGTCCCAATATCGTTCATTTGTAGAGATTTTGCACCGTTTTCCGTCGCCATTAATAACGCATCATGTACCGATAATGCATCTGCTTTTTGCTCTACCCCTTTTTGCAACATGACCGCAACCCTCATTTCTTGAATAAGATCTAAATTGTTATTCGATGCCACACTATCTGTTCCTAACGATACATTTATTCCTTTTTCCATCATTTTAGTAATAGGAGCAACTCCAGAACCTAATTTAAGATTACTGTTTGGGTTGTGCGAAACAGACACATCATATGCTTGTAACAAGTCTAGTTCATGCTCTGTGACATGAACAACATGTGCAAGTAAAGTAGGACACTCGAAATAACCTAAATCATGTAAGTATTCAATCGGTCTTTTCCCAGTTTGTTGTTTTACATTTTCCACTTCTGTTTTTGTTTCCGCGGCATGTAGATGCATTCCTACTCCGAGTTGTTTCGCCAAATCTAAACTTTTTTCTAAAAATCTTGTTGGACATGTGTACGTGGAATGCGGTGCTACCATCGTGGTAATACGACCATTTCCTTTTTGGTTCCAGTTCTCAATAAACGATTTTGTATGTTGTAATTTTGCTTCCCAAGCTGTTTCTTCACCAAATCCTAACATGCCACCCATAATAGATGCCCGCATGCCACTTTCTTCTACTTCTGCCGCGATTTCATTTGTATATAGAGGATGATACATATCTAAAAAGGTTGTGGTACCATTTTTAAGCATCTCTACCATCGCTAAACGGGTAGCTCGAACAATGTCTTCCTTTGTTAATTTTTCTTCTTTTGGCCAAATATAGGATTGTAACCATGTTTCTAGCGGAACGTCATCCCCAACTCCACGAAAAAAAGTCATGCCTGCATGACCATGTGTATTAATAAGCCCTGGAAACACCCACTTTCCTCGTAAAGAAATGACGTCCGCATCCACTTCCCGCTTAAAAGAAGCAATGGTACCATTTTCAATCGTCATTGGTTCGTTTTGCCCACTTACTACACCATCTCTTTTCCGAACGATGATTCCATCAGTAAAAGTTATTTTCATGTTATTCCCATCTTTCTATTATTTTCCTTCCCATTTTGTTTGAACAAAAATAAGGTCATATGTATCTTTTGTACATTTTACCACGACATGTCCGGTTTGGTGGATATTATAGATTTCAATCCATTTTTCTCGCATCATTTCTACAATCTCTTTCTGTTGTTTCTTTGAATGAAAAAGAATTAATTCTGTATCATTATTGTCTACAAAAGATTCTAAAAAAGAAGATTGGAGGAGCGATTCATGTAAAAAAACTAGTTCTATTGGTTTTTCAGTAACTAATTTTTCTAAAATCGAAATATTTCCTTTATTTAAAAATAAAAAATGATGGTCGCCATACGTTAACCGAATATGCTTTTTTTCAATACCACTATCGATAAATTGCAAGTGAAGATGGTCAAAAAATATGTCCGTGCATATTTCTATCTCGTTTTGTTCAGCCGGAAACACAAGTTCCTTCATCGGAACATCTTTCTGAACTTGGTCGATTATCATTTTTTTTTCGTCTGTTTGTTCTAATATAATAGCGGTATCAATCATCTTTATTTTATACATGGATAAATAATATACTAGTTCTTCTTTACGATAAGTACCACCTAAATCAACTAATATCGACTGATTTTTTTTATCTTTTATTAAAACAGCGCTTCCTTCTTGCATCGGTAAAAAAATAACTAACAACTCTTCTTCTTTTAATGTAACATCGATCTTTTCTTCTGGAACAATCCCTATCATAAAACTAATAAAGATAGAACATAAAACGCCATACAACACTATCACTTCCTCTACCATGGTTTTTCGGTGGAAAAAGAATGACGAAACATCAGCTCATCATATATAGTGTGCACGGCGCTTGTTTGTTTATCCATCATGAACCAGGTGGCACAACTCCCACTGATGGAAAAATTCTTTATATTAAAAAGCGTTTTGTTTCTTCTGCTAGCTTTTCTAATGGAGCTTCGATAATTTCTACCTTTGGAAGCGATTGAATGAAGTACTTCCCGTAACGTGTCGTCACAATTCTGCGGTCTAACACGTATACAATTCCTTTATCTTGACTTGTTCGGATCAATCGACCAAATCCTTGTTTAAAACGAATCACAGCTTGCGGAATCGATAATTCCATAAAAGGATTTTGTCTATTTGCTTTTAACACTTCACTTTGTGCTTCAAACACTGGATTATCTGGTGGTGAAAATGGTAATCGAACAATAACGACACAAGATAAATCTTGTCCAGGAATGTCTATTCCTTCCCAGAAACTGTTAGTACCTAATAAAATCGCTTTGTCGAATTCTTTAAAATAACGAGTTAATTTCGAACGACTACCTTGGTTCATGTTTTGGGCCAAAAATGTAAAGGACTCATAATCCGGATGTTCCTTACATGCTTGATACGTTTCTTTTAACATGTGATTCGACGTAAATAAAACGAGCATCCGCCCCTTTGTAATACGTGCAATTCGAAAAATATGTTCCACAATGGATAGAATGAGTACCTCTTGTTTTGTTCCTTTTATATTTGGAATATCACTTGATATCATTACTTTTGCTTGTTGTTCATAGCGAAAAGGAGATTCAATAATTGATTTTAATGGTTCGAATTCTGTTAATCCTAAACGATTCTCTAAAAAAGAGAACGAACCATTGACAGAAAGAGTAGCAGAAGTTAGAATAACACTTTTTAATTTACCAAAAAAATCATCTGCTAATCGTTCACTAACTTCAATCGGTTGGCTATATAAAAAAGCGGCATTTCTAGCACTATGCGAATCCACTTCCATCCAGTACACGACATTTTCACGATGATTGTGCAATAAATGTACAAGCAATTGTTTCGCTTCTTCAAATTTCACGAAACGTCCTTCTATATCAACTATTTTTCCTTTCTGTACATCCGTAAAATGATCTTGATATTTTTTTAATGATTTTTGAATGCAATCTGCATTTTTTAAAAAATCATAAAAAAGCATATCTACCCGCTTGCTGCAATCATAAAGTGGTTCTGGTAAGTCGGATATTTTATAGCGGTGATTCAATCTCCCGCTCTGTTCTGTTTTAAACCGTTCTACGGTATAGTAATGAATCATCGTAAATAAAT
The genomic region above belongs to Massilibacterium senegalense and contains:
- a CDS encoding amidohydrolase — protein: MKITFTDGIIVRKRDGVVSGQNEPMTIENGTIASFKREVDADVISLRGKWVFPGLINTHGHAGMTFFRGVGDDVPLETWLQSYIWPKEEKLTKEDIVRATRLAMVEMLKNGTTTFLDMYHPLYTNEIAAEVEESGMRASIMGGMLGFGEETAWEAKLQHTKSFIENWNQKGNGRITTMVAPHSTYTCPTRFLEKSLDLAKQLGVGMHLHAAETKTEVENVKQQTGKRPIEYLHDLGYFECPTLLAHVVHVTEHELDLLQAYDVSVSHNPNSNLKLGSGVAPITKMMEKGINVSLGTDSVASNNNLDLIQEMRVAVMLQKGVEQKADALSVHDALLMATENGAKSLQMNDIGTLQIGKKADFITINPQNNVHLQPEKEMVSHFVYAASGQDISDVYVNGQCLMRDRELIIFDEEKIMFEAKQSMDRLQG
- the recU gene encoding Holliday junction resolvase RecU, with amino-acid sequence MKFHYPNGKKNRSFSGTLPKQEVNYANRGMSLEDDLNATNNYYLQIGRAVIHKKPTPIQIVKVDYPKRSAAVIREAYFRQASTTDYNGIYKGKYIDFEAKETKQKQSFPLANFQEHQIDHMRLIMQQEGICFVILRFTHTDEVYLLDAKHLISFWDNKERKSMPKKWIEEMAHLIPFSYQPRIDYLSIIDRHYFD
- a CDS encoding YpoC family protein; the protein is MKEMHSLASLRNSPFDQWGTKIKMDDTAQWDTILLLAPFMLDQLDGIAPWENPNAYLPTVFLSAQQKLQQAKECFQQRKKTEASKPLLFSLALFLDALFWMNHRRFVSLDDLSVIISSFQWKPINVVERVNFILQKPTLFHSSIQLEQLLDELIKVNVKRKIKAGE
- a CDS encoding YpmA family protein, encoding MENKQEVLSTVRIEQAKDLYKVVDCLNRTLKDQDLIFGLSLDEEDDDKMVFTIYRT
- a CDS encoding penicillin-binding protein 1A, coding for MTDNTKSRSARRAQQKKANKKGKPKRNVWKKIMMSILLVGVVMMVAGIVTFFVMIKDAPELDDKMLKDPLSSTIITSDNEEITLQGAERRTAVDIQEVPEHVEHAFIAIEDVRFREHHGVDPKRIFGAVIANIKEGYGSEGASTITQQVIKLSFLTPEKTIKRKVQEQYLAVKLEQNYSKDQILEMYMNKIYFSQGAYGVETAAKTYFNKSAKELTIDEAALLAGIPQRPSYYDPVQNPEAAKERRDIVISQMEKYGFITSDEAREATAKPIQVERPKEQVLKYDAFISQVIQELEETKEIDKNDIYNGGLKIYTTLNTKAQDTLDQILNTEEYVSYPDEQLQAGVTLLDTKTGAVLALGGGRHQEKISRGLNHATQIKRQPGSTAKPVLAYGPAIEYLKWPTAKIVKDEPYQYSSGKKLNNWNNSYAGNITIRESLRKSLNIPAVKTFEKVGVSNVRTFAEGLGVPLDDGLSERYAIGGFDNGIAPIHLAGAYAAFGNNGVYNKPHTVEKIVYPDGQELDLTPESEQAMHDYTAYMITDMLKDVVRSGTGTRASISGLPMAGKTGTTNFEDKFGFPKDAVRDAWFAGYTTNYTVAVWTGYDKATKTKYLTDKTGSRISQQIFKSLMTEISKGEKTTDFTQPKSVVRVKVNKTTGLKAGEGTPEDLVTSELFIRGTVPKEITPAPNKELTAPAVKAEYDATTKQVNVSWAYKGEIKGFKVKQSVNGQETETVTTDVSFTIPNAIPDATYTFTVIAIDKETEKDSPPGTASIKIPNEEKEKEEQKKLEEEQKRLEEEKLKEEQKRLEEEQKKLEEEQNQQEQPAPTTPTPAPTPQAPTPSTNKQPVPQPSTN
- a CDS encoding cell wall elongation regulator TseB-like domain-containing protein produces the protein MKKWTWIIVGIVIVIFGLLTAYYQSIRHDVNSSQKKAVQKAQQEANIERIDTVTYYHGNESYHIVQGRTQDKKNVLVFVPEKKGDLFVVAASKGMTKKEAIEQVKREQQVTELVDIRLGMEKNTPLWEIVYTDEEENYNYHYVRFTTGELYKRYTLSDN
- a CDS encoding pyridoxal phosphate-dependent aminotransferase, coding for MVKLSSRVATLTPSSTLAITAKAKALKAEGYDVIGLGAGEPDFNTPKHIIDAAFKATNEGQTKYTPSSGLASLKEAIIKKFERDQHLTYKPNEIIVCTGAKHALYTLFQAILDEGDEVIVPTPYWVSYPEQIKLADGTPIYVDGKEENEFKITALELEAAITDKTVAVIINSPSNPTGTLYTKEELQAIGEVCLKHNILIVSDEIYEKLVYGDAKHISIAELSESLKEQTIIINGVSKSYSMTGWRIGYAAGNEQIIKAMTNLASHSTSNPTTMSQYGAIAAYEGPQEPVEEMRRAFEGRLTKIYERLVKIPGVTCVKPKGAFYLFPNVKEAAKISGFSSVDDWVKALLEEEKVAIVPGSGFGAPDNARLSYATSLELLEAAIDRITRFMENHTK
- the nth gene encoding endonuclease III, encoding MLTKAQIRTVLDTIGEMFPDAHCELHHQNPFELLIAVILSAQCTDALVNKVTKDLFQKYKTPEDFLGVPLEEVEQDIRSIGLYRNKAKHIRNCCQTLLEDYNGVVPQTKEELMKLAGVGRKTANVVSSVAFDVPAIAVDTHVERVSKRLGICRYKDTVLEVEKTLMRKIPKEEWSITHHRFIFFGRYHCKSQSPKCDSCPLLELCREGKKRMKKEKRG
- a CDS encoding DnaD domain-containing protein, giving the protein MNEQDYALKWIESGYTSIPNLFLKHYKDLGINETEAFFLLHVHAFLSSGKKFPTPDDFASVMTLSSAESMEMMQRLIQKGFLNIEEKIEDDFRQEYYTLVPLWKKLLLVTEREEEMESMIKEDDVNVFLTFEKEFARPLTPMECEMIGKWLDEDLYPERIILEALKEAVFSNKLNLRYIDRILFEWGKNGIRTVEQVKEHTKQFRKKQLVQKQQVNASKKTNIPTIANWLDL